The Vitis vinifera cultivar Pinot Noir 40024 chromosome 12, ASM3070453v1 genome has a segment encoding these proteins:
- the LOC100255092 gene encoding lysM domain receptor-like kinase 3, whose translation MKQKVGLGFFVLLSVFCAVDSQCSRGCDLALGSYYVWQGSNLTFISQLFQTTISEILSYNSQIANQDSVEADTRIRVPYSSCDCINGEFLGKVFNYTVQSGDTYDLVAETYYSNLTTSAWLQNFNSYAANQIPDTDAYLNVTLNCSCGNSTVSKDYGLFLSYPLRPEDNLTSVAESEGLNASLLQSYNPDSNFSAGSGLVYIPTKDTSGSYRALKSSTGLAGGVIAGISIAAVVGVLLLTVCIYIGFYRKRKVKEAALLPTEEHSLQPGHGPGIASDKAVESTGPAFGSSAGLTGITVDKSVEFSYEELAKASDNFNLANKIGQGGFGSVYYAELRGEKAAIKKMDMQASREFLAELKVLTHVHHLNLVRLIGYCVEGSLFLVYEYIENGNLSQHLRGSGRDPLQWSSRVQIALDSARGLEYIHEHTVPVYIHRDIKSANILIDKNFHGKVADFGLTKLTEVGSSSLPTRLVGTFGYMPPEYAQYGDVSPKVDVYAFGVVLYELISAKEAVVKDNGSVAESKGLVALFEDVLNKPDPREDLRKLVDPRLEDNYPLDSVRKMAQLAKACTQENPQLRPSMRTIVVALMTLSSSTEDWDVGSFYDNQALVNLMSGR comes from the exons ATGAAACAGAAggtgggtttagggttttttgtACTGCTCTCCGTTTTCTGTGCAGTTGATTCGCAGTGCAGTCGCGGCTGTGATCTTGCTCTGGGCTCATACTATGTCTGGCAAGGTTCCAACCTCACTTTTATCTCTCAGCTATTCCAGACAACGATTTCTGAAATTCTCAGCTACAACTCACAAATCGCTAATCAAGATAGTGTTGAAGCCGATACCAGAATCCGCGTGCCTTACTCCTCATGTGATTGCATCAATGGAGAATTTCTGGGCAAAGTGTTCAACTACACGGTGCAGTCCGGTGATACGTACGATCTTGTTGCGGAGACATACTATTCAAATCTGACCACTTCGGCGTGGTTGCAGAACTTCAATAGCTATGCCGCCAATCAAATTCCTGATACGGATGCTTATCTGAATGTGACTTTAAATTGTTCTTGTGGCAATAGCACCGTTTCCAAGGATTATGGGTTGTTCTTGTCCTACCCGCTTCGCCCAGAGGATAATTTGACTTCGGTTGCAGAGTCAGAGGGTTTGAATGCTTCCTTGTTGCAGAGTTACAATCCGGATTCCAATTTTAGTGCTGGGAGTGGGCTTGTTTACATTCCTACTAAAG ATACCAGTGGAAGCTATCGGGCCCTGAAATCCAG CACAG GATTAGCAGGTGGTGTGATTGCTGGCATATCTATAGCAGCAGTAGTAGGAGTGCTGTTATTGACAGTTTgtatatatattggattttacAGAAAGAGGAAGGTGAAGGAAGCAGCATTGCTTCCAACTGAAGAACATTCTCTTCAACCTGGGCATG GTCCTGGAATTGCTTCAGATAAAGCTGTAGAATCAACAGGTCCTGCTTTTGGTTCTTCTGCAGGTCTTACAGGCATTACTGTGGACAAATCAGTGGAGTTCTCATATGAAGAACTTGCTAAGGCTTCtgataattttaatttggcTAATAAGATCGGTCAAGGTGGCTTTGGATCTGTTTACTATGCAGAGCTGAGGGGCGAG AAAGCTGCAATCAAGAAGATGGATATGCAAGCATCAAGAGAATTTCTTGCTGAATTAAAAGTTTTGACACATGTGCATCACCTAAATTTG GTGCGCTTGATTGGATATTGTGTTGAGGGTTCTCTTTTTCTAGTCTATGAATACATTGAGAATGGCAACTTAAGCCAACATTTGCGTGGCTCAG GAAGGGACCCATTGCAATGGTCTAGTAGGGTTCAAATTGCCCTTGATTCAGCAAGAGGTCTTGAATATATTCATGAGCATACTGTTCCTGTGTATATCCATCGTGATATTAAGTCAGCAAATATACTGATAGATAAGAATTTCCATGGAAAG GTTGCAGATTTTGGTCTAACAAAATTGACTGAAGTTGGGAGTTCATCCCTACCCACACGTCTTGTGGGTACATTTGGATACATGCCACCAGA ATACGCTCAATATGGTGACGTCTCTCCCAAAGTAGATGTATATGCTTTTGGGGTTGTCCTTTATGAACTTATTTCTGCCAAGGAGGCTGTGGTCAAGGACAATGGTTCTGTTGCTGAATCAAAGGGCCTTGTGGCTTTG TTCGAGGATGTGCTAAATAAGCCAGATCCACGAGAGGACCTTCGCAAACTAGTTGACCCTAGGCTTGAAGATAACTACCCACTCGACTCTGTGCGCAAG ATGGCCCAACTTGCCAAAGCATGCACCCAGGAAAATCCTCAGCTAAGACCAAGCATGAGAACCATCGTGGTTGCCCTAATGACTCTTTCATCCTCAACAGAGGACTGGGATGTTGGTTCCTTCTACGACAACCAAGCCCTCGTCAATCTAATGTCTGGAAGGTAG